The Rattus rattus isolate New Zealand chromosome 1, Rrattus_CSIRO_v1, whole genome shotgun sequence genome includes a region encoding these proteins:
- the Eva1b gene encoding protein eva-1 homolog B isoform X1, whose translation MPREGTWSYSATAWQPMRTSEVRARPGGTELVHHNPGSPPLPAAHPVLAALPFLTPSLTRPWISPRWDDSSLSGPPVTSAPCSLANPESFGLYFVLGVCFGLLLTLCLLVISISCAPRSRPRTPAPHRDPRSSTLEPEDEDDEDEDTMTRLGPDDTLQGQELSTEPDGPLSVNVFTSAEELERAQRLEERERILREIWRTGQPDLLGSGTLGPGATATLGRMHYY comes from the coding sequence ATGCCCCGAGAAGGGACATGGAGCTACTCAGCAACAGCCTGGCAGCCTATGCGCACATCCGAGGTGAGGGCCAGGCCTGGGGGCACGGAGCTCGTCCATCATAACCCAGGCAGCCCTCCGCTCCCAGCTGCTCACCCTGTCCTTGCTGCCCTTCCGTTCCTTACCCCAAGCCTAACTAGACCCTGGATTTCTCCCAGATGGGATGACTCCAGCCTGTCAGGGCCCCCTGTGACCTCCGCTCCCTGCTCCCTAGCTAACCCTGAGAGCTTCGGCCTCTACTTCGTGCTTGGCGTCTGCTTCGGCCTGCTGCTGACCCTATGCCTGCTGGTCATCAGCATCTCCTGCGCGCCTCGTTCGCGGCCCCGGACCCCTGCCCCACACCGGGACCCTCGCAGTAGCACCCTAGAGCCGGAAGACGAGGACGACGAGGATGAGGACACCATGACGAGGCTGGGTCCGGATGACACCCTGCAGGGCCAGGAGCTGTCCACAGAACCCGACGGGCCCCTTAGCGTCAATGTCTTCACGTCAGCAGAGGAGCTAGAGCGGGCACAGCGGCTGGAGGAGCGTGAACGAATCCTGCGGGAGATCTGGCGCACTGGGCAGCCAGACCTGTTGGGCAGCGGCACTCTCGGGCCCGGAGCCACGGCCACGTTGGGCCGAATGCACTATTACTGA
- the Sh3d21 gene encoding SH3 domain-containing protein 21 isoform X2 has translation MVQSEFQLQSRAGRRAEASNWGDFGSDKGGLGNTDMPSIIPTSQRPPKLSNLTYDSPPDYLRTVSCPETCRVLFDYQPEAPDELALQKGDLVKVLRKTTEDKGWWEGECQGRRGVFPDNFVIPPPPIRKLIPRKIISRESAPIKETKKLMPKSSLPTVKKLAAAAAPAPSKAKPPSTLNVDSQKRPSRNSGFNGGCLNAGSRQPGRKGSRTPQHSASSQEDEQKSPGKGPSRSKTPTLEKSRLPEKALDPEKIPAPDKVSTPKDPVPEKAPDSDKIPTTENTTLVKAVTPESALSGDEPAKDEALDLKTTAPHVDSAPALVKILTPEHMIFKEDPSKDNIQYQHSPQEETTPRSESVISPNDIQVQGEYSPQPNSSDPSCCGVKQVSGSPAQSKAEDVSAMEANVLRKPLAKDEITPNSALPKKLPSEGAGPQKQVPPQESVPTPQVPHTVKQIPDPEEAPTIQPSAPLTSPKSKKDSVDDPELLKAEVNSLKNRLALLELKLEQKIGEVWKELKTEKLQSPEVQMTQRNQKSFKHAQTQTETQTE, from the exons ATGGTGCAAAGTGAATTTCAACTACAGTCCAGAGCAGGCAGACGAGCTGAAGCTTCAAATTGGGGAGATTTTGGAAGTGATAAAGGAG GCCTCGGAAACACAGACATGCCTTCGATCATTCCTACTTCACAGAGGCCTCCTAAG CTGAGCAACTTGACCTATGACAGCCCTCCAGACTACCTGCGGACAG TCTCCTGCCCCGAGACCTGCAGGGTCCTATTTGACTACCAGCCCGAGGCCCCCGATGAGTTGGCGCTGCAGAAGGGCGACCTGGTGAAAGTTCTGAGAAAG ACAACCGAGGATAAGGGCTGGTGGGAAGGAGAATGCCAAGGCAGAAGAGGAGTTTTTCCAGACAACTTTGTCATCCCACCGCCCCCA ATCAGGAAGCTGATCCCACGGAAAATTATTTCTCGGGAATCAG ctcctattaaggaaacaaaaaaactgaTGCCCAAGTCATCTCTACCCACTGTAAAGAagctggcggcggcggcggcccctGCACCTAGCAAAGCCAA ACCACCTTCAACACTCAATGTGGACAGCCAGAAACGGCCCTCCCGAAACTCTG GCTTCAATGGCGGCTGCCTCAACGCAGGGTCCAGGCAGCCTGGGAGAAAGGGATCCAGAACCCCCCAACACTCTGCATCCAGTCAG GAGGATGAACAGAAAAGCCCTGGAAAGGGTCCCTCCAGGAGTAAAACCCCTACTTTAGAGAAGTCTCGGCTTCCAGAGAAGGCCCTTGACCCAGAGAAGATCCCAGCGCCTGACAAAGTGTCCACTCCAAAGGACCCCGTTCCAGAGAAAGCCCCGGATTCTGACAAAATTCCCACTACAGAGAATACCACTCTGGTCAAGGCTGTCACTCCAGAGAGCGCCCTTTCTGGGGATGAGCCAGCTAAGGACGAAGCTCTTGACCTGAAGACGACGGCCCCTCATGTGGACAGTGCCCCTGCATTAGTAAAGATCTTGACCCCAGAGCACATGATTTTTAAAGAGGACCCTTCTAAAGACAACATTCAGTACCAGCACTCGCCTCAGGAAGAAACTACGCCGAGGTCGGAGTCCGTCATATCCCCAAATGACATCCAGGTACAGGGAGAGTACTCCCCACAGCCGAACTCCTCAGATCCATCCTGCTGTGGTGTCAAACAGGTCAGCGGCTCTCCAGCCCAGTCCAAGGCTGAGGATGTGTCTGCCATGGAGGCCAACGTTTTAAGGAAACCACTAGCCAAAGATGAGATCACCCCAAACAGTGCACTCCCCAAAAAGCTGCCTTCTGAAGGGGCAGGTCCCCAAAAGCAGGTGCCGCCTCAAGAGTCGGTCCCCACTCCCCAAGTGCCACATACTGTCAAGCAGATTCCAGACCCTGAAGAAGCTCCCACAATTCAGCCTTCGGCCCCACTAACCTCTCCCAAAAGCAAGAAGGACAGCGTGGATGACCCGGAATTGTTAAAGGCAGAGGTGAACTCCCTCAAGAACAGACTGGCgctcctggagctgaagctggA ACAGAAGATAGGGGAGGTCTGGAAGGAGCTGAAGACGGAGAAGCTCCAGTCGCCAGAG GTTCAGATGACGCAGAGGAACCAGAAATCCTTCAaacacgcacagacacagacgGAAACACAGACGGAATGA
- the Sh3d21 gene encoding SH3 domain-containing protein 21 isoform X1: protein MTRVSASSTSSLLPGGLARPPRTNTKSDGQAVQGAPEIMEVLVLARYRAQTEDELSLAPGDVIQQVCAVPARGWLLGELRGRRGLFPKRLVQEIPEALRGVTESRPRFPRRRGHPIDSQSPQRWCKVNFNYSPEQADELKLQIGEILEVIKEIEDGWWLGKKNGQLGAFPSNFVELLDSGPPSLGNTDMPSIIPTSQRPPKLSNLTYDSPPDYLRTVSCPETCRVLFDYQPEAPDELALQKGDLVKVLRKTTEDKGWWEGECQGRRGVFPDNFVIPPPPIRKLIPRKIISRESAPIKETKKLMPKSSLPTVKKLAAAAAPAPSKAKPPSTLNVDSQKRPSRNSGFNGGCLNAGSRQPGRKGSRTPQHSASSQEDEQKSPGKGPSRSKTPTLEKSRLPEKALDPEKIPAPDKVSTPKDPVPEKAPDSDKIPTTENTTLVKAVTPESALSGDEPAKDEALDLKTTAPHVDSAPALVKILTPEHMIFKEDPSKDNIQYQHSPQEETTPRSESVISPNDIQVQGEYSPQPNSSDPSCCGVKQVSGSPAQSKAEDVSAMEANVLRKPLAKDEITPNSALPKKLPSEGAGPQKQVPPQESVPTPQVPHTVKQIPDPEEAPTIQPSAPLTSPKSKKDSVDDPELLKAEVNSLKNRLALLELKLEQKIGEVWKELKTEKLQSPEVQMTQRNQKSFKHAQTQTETQTE, encoded by the exons ATGACTCGAGTCTCCGCCTCATCTACATCCAGTCTACTACCTGGCGGCCTCGCCCGCCCTCCGCGCACCAATACCAAGTCTGACGGTCAGGCTGTGCAGGGCGCCCCAGAAatcatgg AGGTCCTGGTCCTGGCCAGATACCGTGCGCAGACGGAGGACGAGCTGAGTCTGGCTCCGGGGGACGTGATCCAGCAGGTGTGCGCCGTGCCCGCTCGGGGCTGGCTGCTTGGGGAGCTGCGGGGCCGCCGTGGTCTCTTCCCCAAGCGCCTGGTGCAG GAGATTCCCGAGGCCCTGAGGGGCGTCACCGAGTCCAGACCGCGCTTTCCGCGCCGTCGCG GTCACCCCATCGACTCTCAGAGCCCCCAAAGATGGTGCAAAGTGAATTTCAACTACAGTCCAGAGCAGGCAGACGAGCTGAAGCTTCAAATTGGGGAGATTTTGGAAGTGATAAAGGAG atTGAGGACGGCTGGTGGCTGGGAAAGAAGAACGGGCAATTGGGAGCCTTCCCATCCAACTTTGTGGAATTGCTGGACAGTGGGCCCCCAA GCCTCGGAAACACAGACATGCCTTCGATCATTCCTACTTCACAGAGGCCTCCTAAG CTGAGCAACTTGACCTATGACAGCCCTCCAGACTACCTGCGGACAG TCTCCTGCCCCGAGACCTGCAGGGTCCTATTTGACTACCAGCCCGAGGCCCCCGATGAGTTGGCGCTGCAGAAGGGCGACCTGGTGAAAGTTCTGAGAAAG ACAACCGAGGATAAGGGCTGGTGGGAAGGAGAATGCCAAGGCAGAAGAGGAGTTTTTCCAGACAACTTTGTCATCCCACCGCCCCCA ATCAGGAAGCTGATCCCACGGAAAATTATTTCTCGGGAATCAG ctcctattaaggaaacaaaaaaactgaTGCCCAAGTCATCTCTACCCACTGTAAAGAagctggcggcggcggcggcccctGCACCTAGCAAAGCCAA ACCACCTTCAACACTCAATGTGGACAGCCAGAAACGGCCCTCCCGAAACTCTG GCTTCAATGGCGGCTGCCTCAACGCAGGGTCCAGGCAGCCTGGGAGAAAGGGATCCAGAACCCCCCAACACTCTGCATCCAGTCAG GAGGATGAACAGAAAAGCCCTGGAAAGGGTCCCTCCAGGAGTAAAACCCCTACTTTAGAGAAGTCTCGGCTTCCAGAGAAGGCCCTTGACCCAGAGAAGATCCCAGCGCCTGACAAAGTGTCCACTCCAAAGGACCCCGTTCCAGAGAAAGCCCCGGATTCTGACAAAATTCCCACTACAGAGAATACCACTCTGGTCAAGGCTGTCACTCCAGAGAGCGCCCTTTCTGGGGATGAGCCAGCTAAGGACGAAGCTCTTGACCTGAAGACGACGGCCCCTCATGTGGACAGTGCCCCTGCATTAGTAAAGATCTTGACCCCAGAGCACATGATTTTTAAAGAGGACCCTTCTAAAGACAACATTCAGTACCAGCACTCGCCTCAGGAAGAAACTACGCCGAGGTCGGAGTCCGTCATATCCCCAAATGACATCCAGGTACAGGGAGAGTACTCCCCACAGCCGAACTCCTCAGATCCATCCTGCTGTGGTGTCAAACAGGTCAGCGGCTCTCCAGCCCAGTCCAAGGCTGAGGATGTGTCTGCCATGGAGGCCAACGTTTTAAGGAAACCACTAGCCAAAGATGAGATCACCCCAAACAGTGCACTCCCCAAAAAGCTGCCTTCTGAAGGGGCAGGTCCCCAAAAGCAGGTGCCGCCTCAAGAGTCGGTCCCCACTCCCCAAGTGCCACATACTGTCAAGCAGATTCCAGACCCTGAAGAAGCTCCCACAATTCAGCCTTCGGCCCCACTAACCTCTCCCAAAAGCAAGAAGGACAGCGTGGATGACCCGGAATTGTTAAAGGCAGAGGTGAACTCCCTCAAGAACAGACTGGCgctcctggagctgaagctggA ACAGAAGATAGGGGAGGTCTGGAAGGAGCTGAAGACGGAGAAGCTCCAGTCGCCAGAG GTTCAGATGACGCAGAGGAACCAGAAATCCTTCAaacacgcacagacacagacgGAAACACAGACGGAATGA
- the Eva1b gene encoding protein eva-1 homolog B isoform X2: protein MDAPRRDMELLSNSLAAYAHIRANPESFGLYFVLGVCFGLLLTLCLLVISISCAPRSRPRTPAPHRDPRSSTLEPEDEDDEDEDTMTRLGPDDTLQGQELSTEPDGPLSVNVFTSAEELERAQRLEERERILREIWRTGQPDLLGSGTLGPGATATLGRMHYY from the exons ATGGATGCCCCGAGAAGGGACATGGAGCTACTCAGCAACAGCCTGGCAGCCTATGCGCACATCCGAG CTAACCCTGAGAGCTTCGGCCTCTACTTCGTGCTTGGCGTCTGCTTCGGCCTGCTGCTGACCCTATGCCTGCTGGTCATCAGCATCTCCTGCGCGCCTCGTTCGCGGCCCCGGACCCCTGCCCCACACCGGGACCCTCGCAGTAGCACCCTAGAGCCGGAAGACGAGGACGACGAGGATGAGGACACCATGACGAGGCTGGGTCCGGATGACACCCTGCAGGGCCAGGAGCTGTCCACAGAACCCGACGGGCCCCTTAGCGTCAATGTCTTCACGTCAGCAGAGGAGCTAGAGCGGGCACAGCGGCTGGAGGAGCGTGAACGAATCCTGCGGGAGATCTGGCGCACTGGGCAGCCAGACCTGTTGGGCAGCGGCACTCTCGGGCCCGGAGCCACGGCCACGTTGGGCCGAATGCACTATTACTGA